In the Qipengyuania gelatinilytica genome, AAGCTCTTGTCGATCACGACGTTGCGGCCCTTGGGCCCGAGCGTGACCTTGACGGCATTGGCGAGGGTGTCGACGCCGCGCAGAATGCCTTCGCGCGCGTCGCGGCCGAACTTTACGTCCTTGGCTGCCATGTGTGTTTCTCCTGGAATTCTATTGAGTGATTGGAAGCGTTATGCGGGTCGGGCTCAGCCCATGATCCCCATGATGTCGCTTTCCTTCATGATCAGCAGGTCTTCGCCGTCGAGCTTGATCTCGGTGCCCGACCACTTGCCGAACAATACGCGGTCGCCAGCCTTCACGTCGAGCGGGGTGACGGTGCCGTCTTCGGCCTTCGCGCCCGAACCGACAGCGACGACTTCGCCTTCGCTGGGCTTTTCCTTGGCGCTGTCGGGAATGATGATCCCGCCGGCGGTCTTTTCTTCTGCTTCAATGCGGCGCACGAGCACACGGTCGTGCAACGGACGAAATGCCATAGTGATGACCTTTCTACTGGGTTTGAATGTTCGTTGGCACTCCCGGGGTGAGAGTGCCAGTGGCGCGGATATGTTGATGCGCCTTCCCGGAGTCAACGGGTGGGAGTGCAAAAAATTTCCATCGTCCGGGGCGAGCCGTGCGCTGGGGTGGCCAGAGCGTGCCGGACACCCTATCGCGCCGCACAAACACGCCAATTCGCGAAGATTACAGGAGCTAACTCCATGCAGACCGACAAGGCCGTTTCGGCCCTGACCATTCCAGAGCAGGCCGTACTCTGGTTGCGACTGAACATGATGGACATCGCGGGCGCCTTCGCCGTCCTGATTTTCGGCCTGCTTGCGGCCAAGCTGATATCGGGCTGGGTCGAGCGCGCACTCAACCGGTCGCCCCGTTTCGATGCGACCGTGGCCAACTTCCTCTCGAACCTCGTCAAATACGCTCTTTGGGCGATGGTCATCGTCACCGTACTGACCCAGTTCGGGGTCGAGACGACCAGCATCCTGGCGGCGCTCGGCGGCATGGCGCTGGCGATCGGCCTCGCGCTGCAGGGCACGCTCAGCAATGTCGCCTCGGGCGTGATGATCCTCGTGCAGAGGCCCTTCAAGATCGGCGAGGCGATTTCGGCGGGCTCGGTCACCGGGGTCGTCCAGCAGATCGGCCTGTTCACGACCGAACTGAAGCAGTTCGACGGGCTCTTCGTCATGGTGCCCAACTCGCAATTGTGGAACCAGGCGATCATCAACTTCCACCGCCACCCGATCCGCCGCTTCGAGCTTGTCGTCGGCATCGGCTATGGCGATTCGATGGAGCAGGCGCGCAAGGAACTGCTCGAGATCGCCGCTGCTGACGAGCGCGTGCTTGCCGATCCGGAGCCCGTCGCCTTCGTCGCATCGCTCGACGACAGTTCGGTCGGCATCGGCCTTCGCGTATGGTGCGCGACTGCCGATTTCGCGCCGCTTGGCTGGGCCATCACGGAGGCCGCCAAGGCGCGCTTCGACGATGTCGGTATCTCGATCCCGTTCCCGCAGCGCGAGGTCACGCAGCGGGCCGCATAAGGAGCTAGGGGCGGGCGGTGAGGCCGAGACGGTCGCGCCGCGCCCAGCGCGAAGTGAGGAGCAGGGCAGCGACCGTGAGACCCGCGGCCAGACCGATCCACACGCCTACGCCTCCAAGCGGGGTGTAGAAGCCGAGATAAAGCGAGAGGCCGATGCCCGGCACCCAATAGGAAAAGGCCGCGATCCACATCGGCACCCGCGTGTCCTGCAACCCGCGCAACGCGCCTGCCGCCACCGCCTGCATGCCGTCGAACAGCTGGAAGGCAGCCGCGATAACGATGTATTTGAGCGCAAAGGCGACCAGCACGGCGTTCTTCGGATCCCACGGGTCGATGTAGATCGCGAGCAGCGGCTTGGGGATGGCGATCATGGCGATGGCGGTCAGCAGCATGAAGCCGGTACCCACGGCAATGCCTGCCCAGCCGGCGCGTTTCATCCCTTCGCTGTCCCTGGCACCGTAGAAATAGCCGACGCGGATGGTGGCAGCCTGCCCCACGCCGAAGGGAACCTGGAATGCCAGCGCGGCGATTTGCAGAGCCACCGTGTGGGCTGCCAGCTGGGTTGCACCGATATTCCCCATAAGGAAAGCCGCCGCGCCGAAAATTCCCGCTTCGGCGGTAATCGTGAGCGCAATCGGCGTGCCGATACGGGTGATATGCCACAGGCGGTGCCAGTCTGGCGACCACCAGCGACCGAAGATCCGGTAACGGTGGAGGCGCTTATCGAGCCTGATCGCAATGATGTAAGCCGCCGTCACGAAAAGCGAGGTAATGATTGTCGCTACCGCTGCGCCCCGCAAGCCGAGCTCGGGCGCTCCTAGATTGCCGAAGATGAAGGCGTAATTCGCAAGTGCATTCACGAAGATGCCCGCTGCCGTAATGGCAGTCGCGAAGATCGGACGATCCAGTGTCGACACGAAGCTCCGGAGCACGTTGTTGATGAGCATCGGGATCATCGAGATGACGAGGATCGTGTTGTACTCGAGCGCCATGCCGATGATCGCCGTCTCCTGGCCGGTCGCGCGCATGAGCGGGCCGAGCATGAGGCAAAGGCCCATCCCTGCCACTCCGGATATCACTGCGAGCCACAATGCCATCCGGACCGATCGGCGCACCGGGCGCAGTGCAGGCGCGCGTTCGCCGAGCTCCGCGGCGGCGACGGGCGCCACTGCACCTGTCAGGCCCGACAAGGCCCACATGACGAGGCCGAAGAGAGCGATGGCAAGTGCGGATGCAGCAAGCTGTGCCTCGCCCAGGCGCGCGATGAAGATCACATCGATCGCATAGGTCAGCATCTGGAGGAGGTTGGCCGCGGCCAGCGGCCAACTGAGCTTCATCGTCGCGCGGAATTCTTCGCGCCAGCCGTCGCTGCTTTCGGGCAGGGGCCTGGAGGGAGCAGGTTGGCTCATCGTCTAGAGCTCCCCCCGAATCGGAAAGAGCCGACCCGCTTAGGCGGATCGGCTCCTTGAAACAATTGCGAGGCCTTTGTCGCCCGTCGGCGGGCCTGAGCCTCCTTGTCCCTTGATCAGGCGCGGATGGTCGAGCGGCGCGTGCCCTGCGAACGCATCTGCGGGCTGCGGTCGGTGCGGCGGCGATTGCGCGGAGCACGACGGCGGCGGCCGTAGGCAAAGTAGGAATATTTATCACGCGTGATCAGGCTGCGGCCGGAAAGCACCTCGAAACCGCGGCCGACGATTGCATGCAGGCCGCGACCGATCGCATCGATGCTGGTCAGCACGTCGACCACGAGAAGCAACGGCAGGACCGTGACCAGAACAAGGTTCTTGCGAATCTGGCGAGCAGAATAGCTGCTTGGGAAGAACCTCACCAACAATGCGCTGGCGAGGTAGGCTGCGCCCAGATAGCAAACCGCCATGACTAATGCGTTCAACATGCTTTGACCCTGTTCCGGCTTTTTTCTGGGTCTCCTTTTGCCACCTAAGGGTAAACCGAAAGCTACCAGTTTACGCTTTTTTCGCAGAATCGCGCACTTTTCGAGCCAAGTTGTTGAATCGCATCAAACTTGGCATCTGGCTCGGAGGGTGCCACAATGGGACGCATCGTCGATTTTGTCGGATATTAACCGTGCGGGCTGGCGATTGTTTGGATTTCGGTCGCTAAGGGTCGGGCCGTTGGCATCCGCATGGCGGCTCTGCCGAAAGTTGAGCAAGTGCCTGCAGCCTTCGGGGGGAGGCAAGGCGATTCGCTGAAGCGAGGGGATATGCAGGAAACTACCGTAGAGAGTCTGGGCGACCGAGGACGCCGGCAGCCGCGACTCGTGTTGCGGCTCAATACCGGCGTTGGACAGGCCGGACGGGCGTTCGACGCCGAAGTCCTGAACCTCTCGCGTAATGGTATGCTGGTGCGCACCGGTGCCGAGCTCTCGCTCGACGATCCGCTCGAAGTCGTCCTCCCGCAAAGCGGCGCTGTACGGGCGAAAGTCGTCTGGTTCGCCGACGAGCTCTATGGCTGCAGCTTCCCAGAGCCCATTTCCGAAGAAGAAATGCAGGCGGCCAATGATGTCGCCTCGATCGAGGATGGCGGAGGTGCCGCGCGCTTCGGTGTCGACCACGAAACACTGGGCCAGCGGATCAAGCGCCTTCGCGTTGCCAGCGGCAATTCGATGCGCGCCTTTGCCGAACTCGTTGGCGTCAGCAAGCCGACCTTGTGGAAGTGGGAGGGCGACCAGGTTCGCCCGCGCCATGAAACGATGCAGCGGCTGGCAAGCCAGCTTGGCGTCACCGAACTGGAACTGGTCTATGGCGCTCCAGGGCGGAGCAACCCAGCTCCGAACGAGGATACGAACGCCTCGCTTGCCGACATAGTGCGCGCGTGTCGCCAGCGCATAGCAAAGGCAGCCGGTGTCGATACGGCCTGCGTCGAGATCAATATCGATTGGGACCGCGACGGAGACGCGACCACCTAGGGGTGGAGTACCAGCCTGTCGCGAATAGCGTCATAGCGAAGATCGAGCCCGGCCTGCCTGACACGGTCGAGCGAAAGGCGGCCATTTGCACCTGCCGGCGGCAACGCCTGCGAGCGTTCGTTCGCACCGATCGCAGCAAGGGCTCCTGCCAGTTCGCTGCGCTCGATCTCGATGATCGACCCGCCCACAAGGAAGATGGTGAGGCCTGTCATGGCGCCCTGGTCCGTGGCGACGGTCTTGGTCACACCGATCCCGCCCGATGCCGAGGTGAAGCCCTGCTCGATGGAAAAGTCGATCGGCAAGATGCCGTCGCCGTCGGGCTCGACATAGGCGACGGCTGGCTGAAGCCGCTCAGATCCCCTCGTCGCAGTCCGATCAAGTTCGCCGCCTTGCTTCACTTCGACCGCCGAAGGCGGCACCGGCAGTACCATCGCGAAAGCGCTATCCTCGTGGCCGAATTCGACCACTCGTTCGACCGGGACCTGGTCAAGCGCGATCCGTACCACCGCGCGGTTCTGCAGCTCGGCATGGATGAGCGCTGCAACCGCAATCGCCAAGCACAAGCCTGCGATAAGCAGGGTTGCCTGCCCGAGGACTTTTAGGACCAGCGCGGTTCCACCGCGATCATGGTACACTGCGCTTGTCATTGCAGCGTGTAGATCGCCAGCGCGATACTTCCGATCGCGATGGCTATTCCATAGGGAAGCTTGGCGAAATCGTCCTGCGAGCGCTGGCGGACCTTGAAGCCGCGCTTGGCGGCGAACCAGACCAGCGCCAGCACGAAACCGGCAAAGGTCATCGCCACGAACAGCATCAGGACCTTGGTGGCAGGGAAGAAGGTAGCGCTGGCGGCATAGAACTTGCCGTCACCGCCGCCGAAAACACCCCAGCTGAACAGCAGGAAGCCGATGCCGAACGCCAGCACACCGTGGAGCGCATGCAGGCCGAGCCCGGTCCATCCGTCGAGCAGGAAGCCGAAGGTAAGGCCGGCAATCGCCATTGCGATGCACAGCCAGTTCGGCAGCTTCCGGGTGAAGGCGTCGAGCAGGGCGCCAAGACCCGACGTGGCGCCAAGCACTGCGAGCCAGATCGAGGTCAGCGCCATGCGGGGTGCTTAGTCGTCCGAAGAGGTTGCCGGTGGCGAAGGCAGGCGGACACGCAGCGGGTAACGGCTGCCGGTATCGGCGCTGCCGATGCGCACACGTGCCGGGTAGGGCGCGCTCGTGCTGCCGCCGCCGATAGAAATCTCTGCAGGGCGAGACGCCGGGCTTGCCGGGCGGATCGTGCCGCCGGAAACGCGCACGCGTGCCGGTGCCGGTTCGGGTAGTGCCCGCTGTACAGGGGCACTGCCACGGCTCACGCGGGTCGACTGGCTTGCGCCCGAAATGGTGATGCTGCGCGTTTCGCCGCCGCTGCGCACGAGGCGCGTATCGGGCTCGGGCTCGAACGGTTTTTCGGGTGCCGCACTGGCATAGGCTGCGTAGCTCTCCGCAGCTTTTTCGCGCTGTGCGTAGGCCAGGCGCATGTCGCTGGCGAGATCGCTGCTGTAGAAGCGCGCAAGGTTCGCAGCGTAGCGTTCGTTCTGGCGATCGGTCTTGACCGCAGCGACGAAATACCGCTCGGCAAGGTCGGCACGGCCGAGCTTTGCATAGGTCACGCCGAGCGCATTGAGCGCATCGCCGCTCGTCTGCGGGTTAAGCGCGGCACGGTGAAGCGGAGCGATCGCATTGCCCAGGCGGCCTGCGCGCAAATGCTCGCGTCCTTCGTCGAGGTCGGACTGCCCGAGCTGGTAGGTCGAAGCAGAGGACTTCCCGGAGAAGCCGAAGGTGTCGACGATCGACTGGCAGCCGCCAAGGCTGACTGCGAGGGCTGCGAGGGCGAGAGTGGTTGCAGGTTTCATGTTATCCTCCTGTCAGAGCCGGTCCGATTTCCCGAATGACGGCAATTGCCGCGGGAAGAATGAGCACTCCGATCATGGTCGGGAGCATGCAGGTCACGAGCGGGATCGAGATGAGAACCGGCAAGCGGTGCGCCTTCTCTTCCGCGCGCATGCGGCGGGCTTCGCGCATTTCGTGCGCATAGACCCGCAGCGTGTTCGAAATGCTGGTGCCGAGCTTGTCCGACTGGATAAGCAGCGTGGCGAAGCTGCGGATCTCGTCGACCCCGGCGCCGTCGGCCATGCGACGCATCGCGTCTTCGCGCGAGGCACCGGCGCGCATCATCAGCGTGGTCTCGGTGAAGAGTTCAGCGACCAGCGGATGGGTGGTGGCGATCTCGCGGCCCACACGGTCCAGCGCCGATTCAAGTCCGAGCCCGGCTTCGACGCAGACCAGCAAGAGATCGAGCGAATCCGGGAAGCCGTTGATGATCGCCTCGCGGCGGCGGTCAGCCTTCGCCTCGATGAAGAGATAGGGCAGGAAGAACCCGAAGGCCGCGGCAATGGCCGAGACCACGTAAATCTTCATCACGCTCGATTCTTCACCCGAGCTGGCGACCATCAGCAACCAGATCGAAGGCAGGCCGAAGGTGAGCAGGATACGCACGAGCGTATAGACGCGTGGTGCGGATGCGTTGCGGAAACCAGCAGCCTTGAGCTTCTGCAGCAGCTTGTCGTTGCCGGTGTCGGTCAGATTGATGCCGGCATTCTCGATCGAGTTTGCAATCTTGGCCCAGCGACCTTCCCGTTCCTGGTCGAGCAGGGCCGTTTCCGTCCTGCCGCGCGCACCGTCGCCAAGCTTCGCAAGCTGGCGCCCGGCGTCCGCACGGGCAGCAATCCAGTTCACGAGAACCAGCACCGTGCCGACTGCCACGGCAAAGACAAGCGCCAGGACCAGCAGGCGCACGAAGGTGTTGGAGATGGCTAGTTCAAGCATGTCAGACCTTAATGTCCACCATTCGCCGGATCATGTAGACGCCGATGATGTAGAGGACCGTGAGCGTGATCGAGCCGAAGATGAAGATCGGATCCTCGATGACGGCGAGGTAGAATTCCGGGTTGCCGAGGAACACGGTCACGAAGGCGAAGACGGGCAGCACGGTCAGCATCCAGCCGGTCATGCGGCCTTCGGAACTGAGTGCGCGGACCTTCATGAACATCGAAGCGCGGGCACGGATGACGTCGGCGAGGTTTTCCAGGATTTCGGCAAGGTTGCCGCCGGTCTCGCTTTGCACGGCAAGCGAGACGACGAACATGCGCATGTCTTCCAGGTCCCAGCGTTCCGCCATGGCGTGAAGCGCGCCGACAAGATCCGAGCCATAGGTCACCTCGTCGGCGACGATGCCGAATTCGGTGCCGATGGGATCTTCCATTTCCTTGGTCAGCAGCTCGATCGCCGAGGCGACCGGGTGACCCGACCGAAGCGCGCGCACGAAGATGTCGAGCGCGACGGGAAACTGCTTCTCGACCTTCTTGCGGCGCGATGCCGCGATCCGCTGGAGGATGAGGTAGGGAAGCACGAAGGCAAGGGCCACGGCCACGAGCAGCGCAAGCCAGAAAACCCCGAAGCCTAGCGAGGCGCCGAAACCTGCCGCACCGAGGATGACCAGCGCAAAGATGACGAGGCCGGCAATCAGCATGATCATGCCGAGCGTGCCGGTGCTATAGGGAACCGCCGAGGCGAAAACCGCCCGCTGGAAATTCTCGACCAGTCCGCGAATGATCGGGGGCAGGTGCGTATGATTTTTCGGACTGTTCTTGAGCAGCTGTTCGATCAGCTTGTCCCGGTCCGCACCGGATTCGATCATCGACATGCGGCGATTGACTGCGCTGGCATAGGAACGGCGCTGTGCGGCCGAGCGCGCAATCAACTGTGCCACGATGAACACGGCCATGAAGACCGCGATAAGGAAGAGGACGCGTATGACGATTGCGGTCATGGGCTCAGTCGATCTTCAGGTCGGGACGGAACAGGTCGGTCGGAAGCACGATGCCGTGCGCTTCTGCATCCTGAAGGAACTTGGGCCGGATGCCGGTCGCCTCGAAATGGCCCTTCACGGTGCCGTCGTCTTCGCGGCCGGTCATCTTGAAGCGGAAGATTTCCTGCATCGTGATGGTGTCGCCTTCCATACCGGTGAGCTCGGACAGGCTCTTCACCTTGCGTCGACCGTCGGAAAGTCGGCCCACCTGCACGACAACGTTGATGGCCGAAGCGATCTGCGCGCGAGAGCTTTTCGAGGTGATATCGATGCCGCTCATGCCGATCATCTGCTCGACACGCGAAAGCGCATCGCGCGGCGTGTTGGCGTGGACCGTGGTCATCGAACCGTCGTGGCCCGTGTTCATGGCCTGGAGCATGTCGAACGCCTCGCCGGCGCGAACCTCGCCCACGATGATGCGGTCGGGTCGCATGCGCAGTGCGTTCTTCACGAGATCGCGCTGCGTGACTTCGCCGGTGCCCTCGATATTGGGCGGGCGGGTCTCGAGGCGGGCGACATGCGCCTGCTGCAACTGGAGTTCCGCCGAGTCCTCGATCGTGACAATGCGTTCCTGCTCGTCGATGAAGGTCGACATGGCATTGAGCAGCGTCGTCTTACCCGAACCGGTACCGCCCGAGATGAGCACGTTGCGGCGCGAGGCGACGATGGCTTCCATCACCTGTGCCATCTGCGCTGGAATAGAGCCGAGACCGATCATCTTCTCGATGCTGATCGGGCTCTTCGCAAACTTGCGAATGGAGAGCAGCGAACCGTCGATCGCGAGCGGTGCGACGATCGCATTGACGCGGCTGCCGTCGGCGAGACGCGCATCGACGAAGGGCGAACTTTCGTCGACACGGCGGCCGACGGCGCTCACGATCTTCTGGATCACGCGCATCAGGTGCTTTTCGTCCTGGAAGCGGGTGGGCACAGCCTCCAGCTGGCCGCGGCGTTCCACGAAGACCGTCTTGTAGCCGTTGACGAGGATATCGGTGATCGTCTCGTCCTGCAGAAGCGGCTCGAGCGGGCCGAGGCCGAGCAGCTCGTCGACCACGTCCTGGATCAGGTTCTCGCGTTCCTGGCGGTTGAGCGGATGCTCGTGGTCGCTGACCAGCTCGGGCATGAGCCCGGCAATCTGTGACTTGATCTGTTCGACCGGCGTCTTGTCGAGCATGCCCAGGTTCAGGCGGTCGAGCAGGGCCTTGTGGATCGAGACCTTGAGGTCGAGCATCGCTTCGCGCTGCTTGTCCTTCTCGCCGAACAGGATGCGCTCCTGTTCGTCGGCGGTCGGCACGATGGCATTGTCTTCATCGTTGACCGGTTCGGCTGCGGTTTTCACCTTCCACATGTTATTCGCCCCCTTCGACCATAGTCAGGACATGGTCGGCCAGCTTCTCGATATCGCGCGAGAAGCGGCTCTTGCGCTGGATCTTGCGGGCAAGCACGCCCTGCGTCTGTGCCTGTTCGATCAGCTGGGCATCGGACGTAACCGTGGCGGCGACAGAATGGCCCAGCGCATCTTCGATGCTGCTGCGGTCCAGTCGCTTGAACAGGCCCGAAGCCGAATTGTTCAGCGCGATCGCGACACGCGACAGCTTGTAATCGAGATCCTGCAGCAGGCGCAGCTTGCGTTTCACCTGACGCAGTGCACCGATCGAGCTCGTACCGACCAGCAGCACGGCATCGGCAGCCAGCATGACCGACATTGCCCAGTTCGTTAGCGATCCGGGCATGTCGAAGATTACTACGTCGTACCGGCGGCGTGCCATCGAGATTACCTGCTGGAGCTTTGCGAGCTCCAGTTCCTCGATCGGCTGGATTTCGGCTGGCGCTGCGATGATGTCGCAGGCCGAAGTCGCTTCGGTTGCGACAGCGCGCATCAGTTCGTCATCGAGCCTGCTGCCGGCTTCCACGAGATCGTTGATCGACAGGGGCGACTGGCGGTCGAAATAGGATGCGACATCGCCACTCTGCAGGTCGAGATCGATCACGCAGGCGCGGCAGGAGCCGCCCATCTCGCGCGCCATCGCGTCGCCCAGATGGGTTGCGATGGTGGTGGCGCCGGCACCGCCGAGGCACTTCTGCACGGCAATGACCGGGGCGAGGGTGACTTCCTGTTCGATCGGGGCGCCGCCCGTCTCGCGTTCGACTTCGAGGATCGCGGTGAGCAGGTCGTCGACCGTGAACGGCATTTCGACCACGTCGCCAATGCCCTTGCGCAGCAGCAGGCGGGTGGTCTTCACATCGACCTCGGCCAGCGCGGCGATGATCGGAAGGTTGGGCTGCATGGTGCGCAGCGCATCGAGTCGGGCGATCGAGCGGCTGTCGGCAGGGTCGACTTCGACCACTGCGATACGAGCCTTCGAAGTGCATTCGTCGGGCAGCATCTCGCTCGGCTCGATTTCGATGAGCGAGACGGTGTCTGCCAGCGAGCCGAGGCCGTCCAGCTCACCGGGGCGCGCGAATACGAAGACCTTGTCTGGGAGGCCCGTTTCGGCGTTACTTGCCACTTTGAAGATGCTTTCGAAGCTTGTCATGTTCTTGCCGTTCAATGCGAAAATGTTCCCTCACCGTCCTCGCTTGTGAGCGAGTAGGCGAAATCGGGTAGGTCCACGGATCCGATGAGGATGCCGTAGAGTGGACGATGTTCCATATTCACGAGGCGAACCGTTATTATTGGGGCCACATCGGGCCCATTCGGATCACCGGCATAGCCGAGTCCGGACCAACTATATTCCACCTCGACATTCGCCGGAGTGATGTTGGACTTGAAATCCTGCATACGCGAAACGATCGCGTTAAAGGAGGTTGTATTGGCAGCTGTGCCAAAAGTGCACGTTCCTGCGCAAGTGCAGCCGGTACTCGTGCAGGTAACCCCGGGGAATGCGCTGAGAGGCACCGGATTACCCTGCGGAATCCCGCCGTCGGACGCGAAGCTGTAGCTGGCGAGGCCGGAAGGAATAAGGTCGGTCGCCACCGCCCAGCGCGCACCCATCTGGGTAGCTTTCTCGCCGCGGTTCAGTGCCCAGGCGTAATAGCCCACGTCCATGATGCCGAGCAGGAAGAGGATCAGGATTGGCAGGACGAGCGCGAATTCGGCCGCGATGGCGCCCTTTGTGTTCCGGATGAAGGCGGTAATGCGTCTCATATGCCGTTCACCACTGCTTCGGAGCTGGCCTGGACGATTGCGCTGCTGTCGATCACGCCGAGCGCCTCGAACAGCGAATTGTATCCGGCTTCCGCCTCAACGAGCACGATCGGCGCGCCGCCGGTGGTGCCCTTGAAAATGCCGTCGTTCTCGAAATTCGCATCGCAGCGATGCGTGACCGTGATGTCGGAAAGCGCCATCCCGCGAACGCGCGGGTTGGTCCCCGTCACAGTTCCTGTGCGAGTCACCTGCTGGATCTGTGCGACCGCCGTGGCATCGGCGGCTCCGCCACAGGGAAAGGCATCGAACCCGAGCCTTCCGGCGTAGCGCGAGCCTTCGCGCACGGCCTTGATCACCTGCTGTTCGGTATAGAAGTAATGTCCGGCCTCGAATCCGGCGAACATGAGCGTGAGCAGCAGCGGGACCATCAGCGCCATTTCGGCCGCTGCCGCGCCGCGTGTGTCGCGAATGAAGCGGATCAGGCGGGTCATTCGATCAGATACGGGACATCCTTGCGGATCTCCTGCCCCTGGTTGGCACCGCCACCCAGAGTGGTCTCGCCGATGATCTCGACATAGACATCGCTCGCCTCGGTAATGAGCGCAGAACCGCTGCCGCGGCGCGCGGACGGTTCGACGAGGAACACGTCGACGAACTTCTCGATGCGGGCATCGGTCGTGCTCGAGCCCACGCTTTCGGCGGTGCAGTTGATGATCGCGATGCTCAGCACGCGGCGATCCGGCGTAGAGGCCGGCGGAAGTCCCGGCCCATTGCACAGCGGAGAGCGTTGAACCTTGTATCCACCTGTTACGTCGGGGGGATTGGTCAACTGGCCGCCGCCGGCAGCATGCTGTTCGTATTCCCAGCGGTACTGCTGGTAACGCGTCGGGGTGGAACGGCCGGAAAGCTCGGAATATCCGTAATTCGACCACGATGTGGGCATCGCGCCGAGGCCGTTGGTGCCGTAATATGCCGTCCGGTCCCAGTTGCCGTCACCCATGGTGCCGAGCGCACAGGCACCGAGCTGGCTGATCGCGTGACATTTGTCGCGCGGGAAGCCCATCGGATCGAGCGCGGACCATTCCGTGGAGGTAAGATCGTTGACCGGGGAAGTCGGGCGGTAGGGGTTCGGACCAACCTGGAAACCGCTATTGCCGATCGCGCAGCTGCCGCCCCTCTTGAGGAGGTCGATGCGCGCATTGGCCGGCGGCGGACAAAGTGCATCGCCCGTACCGCAAACGTTGTTGAGGCCATTGGCATAAACGCCGACCCGCGTATTGAGCGCATCGAGCACGCTGATCTGTTCGCCCGGCTTGATGTCCGCACCGTCGGTCGAGATACAGTCGCCCGGAGGAACTTCGCGGCCAAGGGTACGTGCGGTCGCGATCGCGCCGTTTCCGGCATTGGTCTCGAGATAGCCGAAGACGCCGGGGCCATAGAGGCCGCCCTGGTCGTTGGCGATCAGACGGACGCCGTGGCCCGCATAATTCGCGGTCGTGAAATCGGGATCCGCCGCCTCCTGCGGATTGCACATCATCACCGGCGGGACCTTACAGATCGCGGAACCGAGGCCGGCAAAGGCAACGCCTTCCAGTGCGTCCGATGCAAGCCGTCCGGTGATCGGCAGCAGGGCGTAGTTCACCTGCCGCGCGTCGACATAGACTTCGACGTAATTGGCGTTTTCATCGTCAGTCGCGGCGGTCGTCTTGGCCTTGTCCTGATAAAAGCGGATCTGGCCCGCGGCATCGCAGGCCTCTTCGGCACCGACAGTGATGAAGTCGCTGTCCGATGCCAGCACCACGAGGTTGTTGAGCATACCCGATGCCGCTTGCGAGGCGCGGGCGCAGGCGCCAGCCCGGCCATCGAGCTGGCTCGCTGCGGCAAGCGCAGCCTGGTCGGCACCGTTCTGGAGTTCGCTGTCCATGCCCATCACGCGGGCATAGTCGAATGCGACACCGGCGAAGGCGACCAGCGGAATCAGCGCGAGCGCGTAGGTGGCCGCAACCGCCCCGCTTTCGTCGCCGAAGAACCGCTTAGTGTTGGTCGCCTTCATGGTTCATACCTTTAGTTCGGGCCGCTGTCCG is a window encoding:
- the groES gene encoding co-chaperone GroES, with product MAFRPLHDRVLVRRIEAEEKTAGGIIIPDSAKEKPSEGEVVAVGSGAKAEDGTVTPLDVKAGDRVLFGKWSGTEIKLDGEDLLIMKESDIMGIMG
- a CDS encoding mechanosensitive ion channel family protein, which gives rise to MQTDKAVSALTIPEQAVLWLRLNMMDIAGAFAVLIFGLLAAKLISGWVERALNRSPRFDATVANFLSNLVKYALWAMVIVTVLTQFGVETTSILAALGGMALAIGLALQGTLSNVASGVMILVQRPFKIGEAISAGSVTGVVQQIGLFTTELKQFDGLFVMVPNSQLWNQAIINFHRHPIRRFELVVGIGYGDSMEQARKELLEIAAADERVLADPEPVAFVASLDDSSVGIGLRVWCATADFAPLGWAITEAAKARFDDVGISIPFPQREVTQRAA
- a CDS encoding MATE family efflux transporter, with amino-acid sequence MSQPAPSRPLPESSDGWREEFRATMKLSWPLAAANLLQMLTYAIDVIFIARLGEAQLAASALAIALFGLVMWALSGLTGAVAPVAAAELGERAPALRPVRRSVRMALWLAVISGVAGMGLCLMLGPLMRATGQETAIIGMALEYNTILVISMIPMLINNVLRSFVSTLDRPIFATAITAAGIFVNALANYAFIFGNLGAPELGLRGAAVATIITSLFVTAAYIIAIRLDKRLHRYRIFGRWWSPDWHRLWHITRIGTPIALTITAEAGIFGAAAFLMGNIGATQLAAHTVALQIAALAFQVPFGVGQAATIRVGYFYGARDSEGMKRAGWAGIAVGTGFMLLTAIAMIAIPKPLLAIYIDPWDPKNAVLVAFALKYIVIAAAFQLFDGMQAVAAGALRGLQDTRVPMWIAAFSYWVPGIGLSLYLGFYTPLGGVGVWIGLAAGLTVAALLLTSRWARRDRLGLTARP
- a CDS encoding PilZ domain-containing protein translates to MQETTVESLGDRGRRQPRLVLRLNTGVGQAGRAFDAEVLNLSRNGMLVRTGAELSLDDPLEVVLPQSGAVRAKVVWFADELYGCSFPEPISEEEMQAANDVASIEDGGGAARFGVDHETLGQRIKRLRVASGNSMRAFAELVGVSKPTLWKWEGDQVRPRHETMQRLASQLGVTELELVYGAPGRSNPAPNEDTNASLADIVRACRQRIAKAAGVDTACVEINIDWDRDGDATT
- a CDS encoding A24 family peptidase — encoded protein: MALTSIWLAVLGATSGLGALLDAFTRKLPNWLCIAMAIAGLTFGFLLDGWTGLGLHALHGVLAFGIGFLLFSWGVFGGGDGKFYAASATFFPATKVLMLFVAMTFAGFVLALVWFAAKRGFKVRQRSQDDFAKLPYGIAIAIGSIALAIYTLQ
- a CDS encoding tetratricopeptide repeat protein is translated as MKPATTLALAALAVSLGGCQSIVDTFGFSGKSSASTYQLGQSDLDEGREHLRAGRLGNAIAPLHRAALNPQTSGDALNALGVTYAKLGRADLAERYFVAAVKTDRQNERYAANLARFYSSDLASDMRLAYAQREKAAESYAAYASAAPEKPFEPEPDTRLVRSGGETRSITISGASQSTRVSRGSAPVQRALPEPAPARVRVSGGTIRPASPASRPAEISIGGGSTSAPYPARVRIGSADTGSRYPLRVRLPSPPATSSDD
- a CDS encoding type II secretion system F family protein produces the protein MLELAISNTFVRLLVLALVFAVAVGTVLVLVNWIAARADAGRQLAKLGDGARGRTETALLDQEREGRWAKIANSIENAGINLTDTGNDKLLQKLKAAGFRNASAPRVYTLVRILLTFGLPSIWLLMVASSGEESSVMKIYVVSAIAAAFGFFLPYLFIEAKADRRREAIINGFPDSLDLLLVCVEAGLGLESALDRVGREIATTHPLVAELFTETTLMMRAGASREDAMRRMADGAGVDEIRSFATLLIQSDKLGTSISNTLRVYAHEMREARRMRAEEKAHRLPVLISIPLVTCMLPTMIGVLILPAAIAVIREIGPALTGG